A single genomic interval of Granulicella tundricola MP5ACTX9 harbors:
- a CDS encoding ribokinase: MRPVVVVGSLNLDRSFRLAEAAAAGRTQTAIGYAEGVGGKGVNQAMAAARLGAEVRMMGCVGRDSAGEVLRRALGEAGVGVEAVGTCVEPTGTATILVGPDGENTIVLVPGANHVFGAEDVERQRGLLVGASIVLVQLETRMEVLAKVVEIAGSAEVPVMLDPAPAAKISAEVLRGLAWFTPNETEAEFYLRDTGWVGSAPGMEEQCRYFQGLGPRNVLLKLGGAGAAMLTEDGRFVRVAAPQVAVVNTTGAGDTLNGALAAELALGCGAEAALRFAVAAASLSTTRDGAAESQPTRSEVESFAVRANDL, translated from the coding sequence ATGAGACCGGTTGTGGTCGTAGGGAGCTTGAATCTGGACCGGAGTTTCCGGCTGGCTGAGGCGGCGGCGGCGGGCAGGACGCAGACGGCCATCGGGTATGCGGAAGGGGTTGGTGGTAAGGGGGTAAATCAGGCTATGGCGGCAGCTCGGCTGGGGGCCGAGGTGCGGATGATGGGGTGCGTGGGGCGGGATTCCGCTGGGGAGGTTCTGCGGCGGGCGCTGGGGGAGGCCGGAGTTGGGGTGGAGGCGGTCGGGACCTGCGTTGAGCCGACCGGTACGGCGACGATCCTGGTGGGGCCGGATGGGGAGAATACGATTGTGCTGGTTCCGGGGGCGAATCATGTGTTTGGCGCCGAGGATGTTGAGCGGCAGCGAGGGTTGCTGGTGGGGGCGAGCATCGTGCTGGTGCAGCTCGAGACGCGGATGGAGGTCCTGGCGAAGGTGGTGGAGATTGCCGGGTCTGCGGAGGTTCCGGTGATGCTGGATCCGGCGCCAGCGGCGAAGATATCGGCGGAGGTGCTCCGGGGGTTGGCGTGGTTTACACCGAATGAGACGGAGGCAGAGTTCTATCTGCGGGATACGGGATGGGTGGGGTCCGCTCCTGGCATGGAGGAGCAGTGCCGGTATTTCCAGGGGTTGGGCCCGAGGAATGTTCTGCTGAAGCTGGGTGGGGCAGGGGCGGCGATGCTGACGGAGGATGGGCGGTTTGTGCGGGTGGCCGCTCCGCAGGTGGCGGTCGTGAACACGACGGGGGCCGGGGACACGCTGAATGGAGCTCTTGCAGCGGAGCTTGCGCTGGGCTGTGGGGCTGAGGCGGCGTTGCGGTTTGCTGTGGCGGCGGCCTCGCTTTCCACGACACGGGACGGAGCTGCAGAGAGTCAGCCGACGAGGAGTGAGGTCGAGAGCTTCGCGGTGAGAGCGAACGACCTATGA
- a CDS encoding DNA polymerase Y family protein produces MSDVPQPDRFGFLHIDLNSFFASVEQQLHPEMRGKPVGVCGTMADTGALIAASYEAKALGIHTLTKVGEAKRICPEIILVNGSHTEYSRFSHEIAAAVERCCPVAHTPSIDEMVCQLMGRECEPPNARRIALEIKQAIKDDVGDTLRCSIGMAPNRYLAKIASDMQKPDGLIGLLPSQLPRAIAHLELRDLPGVGAKTEERLNGKGITTMEQLLALDRTGMHRLWDSVWGDRLYHWLRGGETGDDGAPVASEVQKSLGHSHVMGPEFRSDGGAWSVAHKLLHKASMRLRMEKFYAGAMTVTIKYALTTEQAGRMGAKKHSSGIKSKGWAMEARFKDCQDTLSLLDVLRNVWKQRPRGEEFERPFFVGVTLRELIPEDEHQASLFGDPDNRADLSKTMDKLNLKYGHTTLHFAGMLPARDTAPTRIAFTQIPVQYGVEYM; encoded by the coding sequence GTGAGTGATGTGCCCCAACCCGATCGGTTCGGATTTCTGCATATCGACCTCAACAGCTTCTTTGCGTCTGTGGAGCAGCAGCTTCATCCGGAGATGCGCGGGAAGCCGGTGGGTGTGTGTGGGACGATGGCCGATACGGGGGCGCTGATTGCTGCGAGCTACGAGGCGAAGGCGCTGGGTATCCATACGCTGACGAAGGTGGGCGAGGCGAAGCGGATCTGTCCGGAGATCATCCTGGTGAATGGGTCGCATACGGAGTACTCGCGGTTTTCCCATGAGATTGCGGCGGCGGTGGAGCGGTGCTGCCCGGTGGCGCATACGCCTTCGATCGACGAGATGGTGTGCCAGTTGATGGGGCGGGAGTGTGAGCCGCCGAATGCACGGCGGATTGCGCTGGAGATCAAGCAGGCGATCAAGGACGATGTGGGGGATACGCTGCGGTGCTCGATTGGGATGGCACCGAACCGGTACCTGGCGAAGATTGCGAGCGATATGCAGAAGCCGGATGGGCTGATCGGGCTGCTGCCTTCCCAGTTGCCGAGGGCGATTGCACATCTGGAGCTGCGGGATCTGCCGGGGGTGGGGGCGAAGACCGAGGAGAGGCTGAACGGCAAGGGCATTACGACGATGGAGCAGTTGCTGGCGCTGGACCGGACGGGGATGCATAGGTTGTGGGATTCGGTGTGGGGCGACCGGCTGTATCACTGGCTGAGAGGCGGTGAGACGGGCGATGATGGTGCTCCGGTGGCGAGCGAGGTGCAGAAGTCGCTGGGGCACAGCCATGTGATGGGGCCGGAGTTCCGGAGCGATGGAGGTGCGTGGAGCGTCGCGCACAAGCTGCTGCATAAGGCGAGCATGCGGCTGCGGATGGAGAAGTTTTATGCGGGTGCGATGACGGTGACGATCAAGTATGCGTTGACGACCGAGCAGGCGGGGCGGATGGGGGCTAAGAAGCATTCCAGCGGGATCAAGAGCAAGGGGTGGGCGATGGAGGCTCGGTTCAAGGATTGTCAGGACACGCTGAGCTTGCTGGATGTGCTGCGGAATGTTTGGAAGCAGAGGCCCAGGGGAGAAGAGTTTGAACGGCCTTTTTTTGTTGGGGTGACGCTGCGGGAGTTGATTCCGGAGGATGAGCATCAGGCTTCGTTGTTTGGCGATCCGGATAATCGTGCGGACCTTTCCAAGACGATGGATAAGCTGAACCTGAAGTATGGGCATACGACGCTGCACTTTGCGGGGATGCTGCCGGCGAGAGACACGGCTCCGACTCGGATTGCGTTTACGCAGATCCCAGTTCAGTACGGCGTGGAGTATATGTAG
- the glgP gene encoding alpha-glucan family phosphorylase — MKKRSTPSMPTPTSQAPVVTAPDLSSRSIAYFSMEIALAKALPTYSGGLGMLAGDTLRSAADTGAPMVAVSLVHRRGYFKQFLDANGQQTETDVPWSPDTLPTAGETVSITMQGRTIKICAWRFDVVGVAGHIIPVFLLDTDVEGNDPFDRRLTDHLYGGDTYYRLCQETVLGLGGVTLLHKLGCEPAVYHMNEGHAALLALGLLEDRLAPGAALSTATENDRLAVARQCVFTTHTPVPAGHDQFGLDQMYAILGQERGKALERFGCLHNNLLNMTYVALRFSRWVNGVAMQHGKVSQQMFPDYHVESVTNGVHAATWIGPELQNVLDEEIPRWRHDNQYFRSVYGIKPARIANAHACNKRKLVEEIAARTGEHFDQNVLTLGFARRVATYKRASLLLEDPKRLLKIAQKIGGLQIVFAGKAHPADAAGKGLIREVFEIAGKIKSNSLRIVYLENYDWELGATLTQGVDVWVNTPRRPYEASGTSGMKAALNGVPSLSILDGWWIEGCAEDVTGWAIDDGDTDAAEATSLYDKLEQRIAPLFAKPNSWARMMQHCIAMNGSFFNTDRMLGQYFANAYFPQAPAADATPETESEAEGMAISTSPKLQEPALV; from the coding sequence ATGAAAAAGAGGTCCACCCCCAGCATGCCCACTCCAACCTCCCAGGCCCCTGTAGTGACCGCGCCCGACCTCTCCTCCCGCTCCATCGCCTATTTCTCCATGGAGATCGCCCTCGCCAAGGCCCTGCCCACCTACTCCGGTGGCCTCGGCATGCTCGCCGGAGACACCCTCCGCTCCGCAGCTGACACCGGCGCCCCCATGGTCGCCGTCTCCCTCGTCCACCGCCGCGGCTACTTCAAGCAGTTCCTCGACGCCAACGGCCAGCAGACCGAAACCGACGTCCCCTGGTCCCCGGACACCCTCCCCACCGCGGGCGAGACCGTCTCCATCACCATGCAGGGCCGCACCATCAAGATCTGCGCCTGGCGCTTTGATGTCGTCGGCGTCGCCGGCCACATCATCCCCGTCTTCCTCCTCGATACCGACGTCGAAGGCAACGACCCCTTCGATCGCCGCCTCACCGACCACCTCTACGGCGGCGACACCTACTACCGCCTCTGCCAGGAGACCGTCCTCGGCCTCGGCGGCGTCACCCTCCTTCACAAGCTCGGCTGTGAACCCGCCGTTTATCACATGAACGAGGGCCACGCAGCCCTCCTCGCCCTCGGCCTGCTCGAAGACCGCCTCGCCCCCGGCGCGGCCCTCTCCACCGCGACCGAAAACGATCGCCTCGCCGTAGCCCGCCAGTGCGTCTTCACCACCCACACCCCTGTCCCCGCCGGCCATGACCAGTTCGGTCTCGACCAGATGTACGCCATCCTCGGCCAGGAGCGCGGCAAGGCACTCGAGCGCTTCGGCTGTCTCCACAACAATCTCCTCAACATGACCTACGTCGCCCTCCGCTTCTCGCGCTGGGTCAACGGCGTCGCCATGCAGCACGGCAAAGTCTCCCAGCAGATGTTCCCGGACTACCACGTCGAATCCGTCACCAACGGCGTCCACGCCGCCACTTGGATCGGCCCCGAGCTCCAGAACGTCCTCGACGAAGAAATCCCCCGCTGGCGTCATGACAACCAGTACTTCCGCTCCGTCTACGGCATCAAGCCCGCGCGCATCGCCAACGCCCACGCCTGCAACAAGCGCAAGCTCGTGGAAGAGATCGCAGCCCGTACCGGCGAGCACTTCGACCAGAACGTCCTCACCCTCGGCTTCGCCCGCCGCGTCGCCACCTACAAGCGTGCCAGCCTCCTCCTTGAAGATCCCAAGCGCCTCCTCAAGATCGCCCAGAAGATCGGCGGCCTCCAGATCGTCTTCGCCGGGAAGGCCCACCCCGCCGACGCCGCCGGCAAGGGCCTCATCCGTGAGGTCTTTGAGATCGCCGGTAAGATCAAGTCCAACTCCCTCCGCATCGTTTATCTCGAGAATTACGACTGGGAGCTAGGCGCAACCCTCACCCAGGGCGTAGACGTCTGGGTCAACACCCCCCGCCGCCCATATGAAGCCTCCGGCACCTCCGGCATGAAGGCCGCCCTCAACGGCGTCCCCTCCCTCAGCATCCTGGACGGTTGGTGGATCGAGGGCTGCGCCGAAGACGTCACCGGCTGGGCCATCGACGACGGCGACACTGACGCCGCCGAAGCCACCAGCCTCTATGACAAGCTCGAGCAGCGCATCGCCCCCCTCTTCGCCAAGCCCAACTCCTGGGCCCGCATGATGCAGCACTGCATCGCCATGAACGGCAGCTTCTTCAACACGGACCGCATGCTTGGCCAGTACTTCGCCAACGCCTACTTCCCCCAGGCCCCCGCAGCCGACGCAACCCCTGAAACAGAGTCCGAAGCAGAAGGCATGGCCATCTCCACCAGCCCCAAGCTCCAGGAACCCGCTCTCGTCTAG
- a CDS encoding adenosine deaminase family protein: protein MRESLCILLASGLAVSAFAQPAHHIAPANQSERRATQAFESAKALSPLALHSFLERMPKGADLHMHLSGAIYAETFIKDAAEDNLCVDPIKLAFAKSIGTDTPNPTCAPDNVLAATAFKNQHLYDALVDSFSMRAYVPTPGHTGHDQFFDTFEKFGGIAKTHKGEWLDEVASRAAAQNEQYLEIMETPTFSKAAALGYKLGWPTAPTPRIVTTAATSVPDDTTGTLPAELADLRDKLLASGLKDEVVTDRAEFAKALADRRQIEHCGTPTAAPACAVQIRFLYQVLRAFPAQQVFAQTLLAFEVADAELASGPNANVVGLNFVQPEDNYMAMSEYHRQMLMLDYLHSVYPRVHISLHAGELAPGMVPPAGLSFHIRQAVELGHAERIGHGVDVMYETDSKGLLKELADKHIMVEINLTSNDGILGVSTNYHSLPAYRAAHVPTAFSTDDEGVSRIDLTHEYARAVKDFNLTYPDLKRSARTSLEHSFLPGPSLWAHPDDFTTLNFACIGQAIGSPTTTFVCGSFLKSSPRAAQQWELEHRFQLFESSL from the coding sequence ATGCGTGAAAGTCTTTGTATTCTTCTGGCCTCTGGCCTTGCCGTATCTGCCTTCGCCCAGCCCGCGCACCACATTGCCCCTGCCAACCAGTCGGAGCGCCGCGCCACTCAAGCCTTTGAGAGCGCCAAAGCTCTCAGCCCGCTAGCCCTCCACTCTTTCCTGGAGCGCATGCCCAAAGGCGCGGACCTCCACATGCACCTCTCCGGCGCCATCTACGCCGAGACCTTCATCAAGGACGCCGCAGAGGACAATCTCTGCGTAGACCCCATCAAGCTTGCCTTCGCAAAAAGCATCGGCACTGACACCCCCAATCCCACCTGCGCCCCGGACAACGTCCTAGCCGCCACCGCCTTCAAAAATCAGCATCTCTACGACGCGCTCGTCGACTCCTTCTCCATGCGTGCCTACGTCCCCACCCCCGGCCATACTGGCCATGACCAGTTCTTCGACACCTTCGAAAAGTTCGGCGGCATCGCCAAAACCCACAAAGGTGAGTGGCTCGACGAGGTCGCATCCCGCGCCGCCGCCCAGAACGAGCAGTATCTCGAGATCATGGAGACCCCCACCTTCTCCAAGGCCGCAGCCCTCGGCTACAAGCTCGGCTGGCCCACCGCCCCCACCCCCCGCATCGTCACCACCGCCGCCACCTCAGTCCCGGACGACACCACCGGCACCCTGCCCGCAGAGCTCGCAGACCTCCGCGATAAGCTCCTCGCCTCAGGCCTCAAGGATGAGGTCGTAACAGACCGCGCCGAGTTCGCCAAGGCCCTCGCAGATCGCCGCCAGATCGAGCACTGCGGAACCCCCACCGCAGCCCCCGCCTGCGCAGTCCAGATCCGCTTCCTCTATCAGGTCCTCCGCGCCTTCCCCGCCCAGCAGGTCTTCGCCCAAACCCTCCTCGCCTTTGAGGTCGCCGACGCCGAGCTCGCCTCCGGCCCCAACGCCAACGTCGTAGGCCTCAACTTCGTCCAGCCGGAAGACAACTACATGGCCATGAGCGAGTATCACCGCCAGATGCTCATGCTGGACTACCTCCACTCCGTCTACCCTCGCGTCCACATCTCCCTCCACGCCGGCGAGCTCGCCCCCGGAATGGTCCCCCCCGCCGGCCTCTCCTTCCACATCCGCCAGGCGGTCGAGCTAGGCCACGCAGAGCGCATCGGCCATGGCGTGGACGTCATGTACGAGACAGACTCCAAGGGTCTCCTCAAAGAGCTCGCGGACAAACACATCATGGTGGAGATCAACCTCACCTCCAACGACGGCATCCTCGGCGTCTCCACCAACTACCACTCGCTCCCCGCCTACCGCGCCGCCCACGTCCCCACCGCCTTCTCCACGGATGACGAAGGCGTCTCTCGTATCGATCTCACCCACGAGTACGCCCGAGCGGTAAAGGACTTCAACCTCACCTACCCGGACCTAAAGCGCAGCGCCCGCACCTCGCTCGAGCACTCCTTCCTCCCCGGCCCCAGCCTCTGGGCCCACCCGGACGACTTCACCACCCTCAACTTCGCCTGCATCGGCCAGGCCATCGGCTCCCCCACCACCACCTTCGTCTGCGGCTCTTTCCTCAAATCAAGCCCCCGCGCCGCCCAGCAATGGGAACTCGAACACCGCTTCCAACTCTTCGAGTCCTCCCTCTGA
- a CDS encoding DUF2442 domain-containing protein produces MAEHGVVTTDAEIEAALNRAKVHDNDPLAVTVEHVQDLRLLIVGLSNGRRLVLPMEDLQGLGSVTHEQIQNYELLGRGSGISFPDLDVDLYVPALIEGVYGNRRWMAMLGRKGGSVRSEAKRMASKTNGAKGGRPKKVSAASA; encoded by the coding sequence ATGGCTGAACATGGAGTCGTTACAACCGACGCGGAGATTGAAGCTGCCTTGAACAGGGCCAAGGTCCATGACAACGATCCGCTGGCAGTGACGGTTGAGCATGTGCAGGATCTGAGGTTGCTGATTGTGGGATTGAGCAACGGGAGACGGCTGGTGCTGCCGATGGAGGATCTGCAGGGACTGGGCTCGGTGACTCACGAGCAGATACAGAACTATGAACTGCTGGGCCGGGGAAGCGGGATCAGCTTCCCTGATCTGGACGTCGATCTGTATGTGCCTGCGTTGATCGAAGGGGTCTATGGAAATCGGCGATGGATGGCTATGCTGGGACGGAAGGGTGGGTCTGTCCGGAGTGAGGCAAAGCGGATGGCGTCCAAGACGAATGGAGCCAAGGGTGGGCGGCCGAAGAAGGTTTCGGCCGCGAGCGCTTAG
- a CDS encoding Hcp family type VI secretion system effector, with amino-acid sequence MAVDFFLELDEINGESKDAKHTDQITIQSFSWGARQHTSVSGTGGSGAGRATLADLMVTKEYDASSGPIYKALLLGTHIKTGVLSAVKSGGDGSAFLTISLGELFITSIQIGASNETPTESVTFSYNHIETAYMQQMENGQIQAKAPVIYDLKANQVS; translated from the coding sequence ATGGCGGTCGATTTTTTTCTGGAACTTGATGAAATTAACGGTGAATCGAAGGACGCTAAGCATACGGATCAGATCACGATTCAGTCATTCAGTTGGGGCGCGAGGCAGCATACGTCGGTGTCCGGGACGGGCGGGTCGGGTGCGGGTAGGGCAACGCTGGCCGATCTGATGGTGACGAAAGAGTATGACGCGTCAAGCGGGCCGATCTACAAGGCACTGCTGCTGGGCACTCATATCAAGACGGGAGTTCTGTCGGCGGTGAAGTCTGGCGGCGATGGTTCGGCGTTTCTGACGATCTCTCTGGGAGAACTGTTTATCACTTCGATTCAGATCGGCGCCTCAAACGAGACGCCTACGGAGAGTGTGACGTTCAGCTACAACCATATCGAGACCGCATATATGCAGCAGATGGAGAACGGTCAGATCCAGGCCAAGGCTCCGGTGATCTATGACCTGAAGGCTAATCAGGTCAGCTAA
- a CDS encoding B12-binding domain-containing radical SAM protein, whose protein sequence is MLASLNDPFQQISPSAHDIPTMHFEPLGKEVKALMVWPRFPPSFWGFEGVLEMVPEKSVMPPLGLITVAALCPSSWVIRLLDLSFEELREEDLLWADLVMVSSMQAQRIDTLDVLSRARRLGRRTFIGGPWASSEPEFLTTQADHVFVGEAEEVFGDIAHQLEQGSAQAIYKVADKPDMSVSPIPRFDLLHMNKYTSMSVQFSRGCPFQCEFCDIITIYGRRPRAKPPEKLIAELDALLALGWRNEVFIVDDNFIGNHKLALQLTHSLAAWQDRSKRVISFYTEASIDLADKPELLASMVEANFMYVFLGIETPSAEALKGSSKFQNLRGDLVTQVSKIRESGLWVLAGFIVGFDSDDETIFERQLQFIDKTAITWAMAGVLQAPPTTALFDRMKREGRLIEDSTATTNFSAPNFKTVLPLPVLLRGLSTLLTGLYTPANYFGRAMRSLESWKPRPAQRPPELPLLYNLRVFVQSIWQQGVCSNYRLAYWRFLLTAIRRWALQPAKMWLAFMVLLSANHFLKYARAVAEDLEAQCQVLEDLELSSQTLAVVTES, encoded by the coding sequence ATGCTCGCCTCTTTGAACGACCCGTTTCAGCAGATCTCTCCCTCCGCCCACGACATCCCAACCATGCACTTTGAGCCGCTTGGCAAAGAGGTCAAGGCTTTGATGGTCTGGCCCCGCTTTCCACCCTCATTCTGGGGTTTTGAGGGTGTCCTGGAGATGGTGCCGGAGAAGTCGGTCATGCCGCCGCTCGGCTTGATCACCGTCGCGGCTCTTTGTCCCTCCTCCTGGGTCATTCGACTCTTGGATCTGTCCTTTGAGGAACTGCGGGAGGAGGACCTCCTCTGGGCAGATCTCGTCATGGTCAGTTCCATGCAGGCGCAACGCATCGACACACTGGACGTCCTCTCCCGTGCTCGCCGTCTCGGACGGAGAACCTTCATCGGAGGCCCATGGGCCAGCAGCGAACCTGAGTTCCTGACCACCCAGGCCGACCATGTCTTCGTCGGTGAAGCGGAGGAGGTCTTCGGAGACATTGCGCATCAACTCGAGCAGGGCTCCGCACAGGCCATCTACAAGGTCGCTGACAAGCCGGATATGTCAGTCAGTCCCATACCCCGCTTTGATCTTCTGCACATGAACAAGTACACCTCCATGTCGGTACAGTTCTCGCGAGGGTGCCCTTTTCAATGTGAGTTTTGCGACATCATCACCATCTACGGAAGACGTCCGCGGGCAAAGCCGCCGGAGAAGCTCATCGCGGAGCTGGACGCGCTGCTGGCGCTGGGCTGGCGCAATGAGGTCTTCATCGTCGATGACAACTTCATCGGCAATCACAAGCTTGCCTTGCAACTCACCCACTCGCTCGCCGCCTGGCAGGACCGCAGCAAGCGTGTCATCTCCTTCTACACAGAGGCTTCCATCGATCTGGCGGACAAGCCTGAGCTGCTCGCCTCCATGGTTGAGGCCAACTTCATGTACGTCTTTCTCGGGATCGAAACACCATCGGCCGAAGCATTGAAAGGATCGTCGAAGTTCCAGAATCTGCGCGGCGACCTCGTCACCCAGGTCAGCAAGATCCGGGAAAGCGGATTGTGGGTGCTGGCTGGCTTCATCGTCGGGTTTGATTCGGACGATGAAACGATCTTTGAACGGCAGCTGCAGTTTATCGATAAGACCGCTATCACCTGGGCCATGGCCGGCGTCCTCCAGGCACCTCCCACCACCGCGCTCTTCGACCGCATGAAGCGGGAAGGAAGGCTGATTGAAGACAGTACGGCAACCACCAACTTCAGTGCTCCAAACTTCAAAACAGTGCTTCCTCTCCCCGTCCTGTTGCGTGGATTGAGCACCCTGCTGACCGGCTTGTACACCCCCGCAAACTACTTCGGACGGGCAATGCGCTCCCTGGAGTCCTGGAAGCCCCGTCCCGCACAGAGGCCGCCGGAGCTGCCTCTGCTCTATAACCTCCGCGTCTTTGTTCAGTCCATCTGGCAACAGGGCGTCTGTTCCAACTATCGCCTGGCCTACTGGCGTTTTCTCCTAACGGCGATTCGGCGATGGGCTCTTCAGCCGGCAAAGATGTGGCTGGCCTTCATGGTCCTGCTTTCGGCGAACCACTTCCTGAAATATGCACGAGCGGTCGCAGAGGATCTGGAAGCGCAATGCCAGGTACTCGAAGACTTGGAGCTTTCCTCTCAGACATTGGCTGTCGTCACGGAGAGTTGA